The Anguilla rostrata isolate EN2019 chromosome 2, ASM1855537v3, whole genome shotgun sequence genome contains the following window.
gtttctcagTCAAGAGACAGACCTGTGCCTGGGCTGGAGCAGAGCAGAAAGCAGTCAGAGGTTACTGAAGTATAGAGCCAGGCTGATGATGTGGTGCTGTCTAACCTGCAgcactgtcattttttaaaaaaaggtccaACAACATAGTGTAATTCGCAtttcagtaacaaaaaaaaaaaagtactttcgGTCACACTCCAGCGATATTACAAAGTACTATATCAGCATATATGCATGCTTCTTTTTGCTACATAATATtgctttcactgaaaaaaagataaaaatgcaaGGAACCTGTCCTAATCTAACCATTTACAGCCATTGTTGATATACACAATTCCTTACAGTGTggttaatataaattaaaaaacttggGTCAGACTCAAatcagcagaaataaatccaCATAAATGATGGTCACAAACATCATTTTTTCAGCAGTaagtacatattttaaaaaacctattCCACTAATAGACTCTGACCCTTACCACAAACGTATTTTCATAGCCAATTACAAGCATGTCTCCTCTATTTAGTTCTATCCACTGTCTCTGGCTGTGCCTTTTTTAAAGCCAGTGTGGCCTAGCTTGGGTTCATATGAACATTAGTGCTACTTTGATATCGACTGCACTGTGAAACACAGCACTCACATATTTGCCAACTTTCACAAACTGTACTTGCATAAATAACCTTTGACCTCATGTAGGTTTCCACACGAAAGTCCACCAGTTTTATTAGGTCAAAATGTCCATTCAAAACCATCCTGGTTTGCGTATTGTTTTCTTcctattttctttttatcatcctacttttcatttgtgtgcatgctgtgtgatTCCATTTGTCAAAACACCACAAGCATCGTGGATTCCTATTTGAATATACATTATTCAACAGAGCTTTCTATGTCCACAAATCCAAAGAGTGCATCAGCTTGTGTTCTGTATCTTTTATAATTTACCCCAGTTCATCCATgccctgccctcctcccccactaTCAGTAGCCAAGTAGACATAATGCAGGTGAGCCCAGAGTGTAAGCAATATATTCAACACAGCTCTCAGCTTACAGCACACAGGAGAAATGCTGATGTCAGGGACACTCTGTCCTTATTCCAGGAAGGCAGAGCCCTGCAGAGGTAAGTGTGAACTCAACCCTTCCCAAAATGGCTTTTTGTTGTAATCCCACAATGTGTCTCAAAAGTACATGGTGCCAAATGGAGTACGCAGCCCCACATACTTACAGTACGCAATGCAGACCATGTGGAATAGTCTGATTGATACTGAAGCATGGTGTGGAGGTTGCTCTGTAGTTACAGACAGTAATTCATCGGAACAGAGAGTTTGCTGAGGAGCCAAGCAGGGCAGATGCAGTTGtctattttaaaagaacattccATATATATGTGATCTCATGGTTCCTTGAATTCAATGCTGTCAGCTGCTTCACTGAAAAGATTAGAATCCAGGGCTAAGAATAAACCACCTGCCAAGTGGTCAGATAAAGTACCAAATGATCCCGTTTAGCCTCGTTTCATCACCGCAGAGAACAGGGGGAGGGCCTGGTACTGTAAAATGGCAACAGAAATTTTACACTCCTAAAACAGTCATGAAAATGTTGTACCCACTATCAAAATTCTACAATTGTGCATCCACAGAAGAGCTAGGCACCCACCCAGGCTCCCTGGGATGAATCAACTGTTCATATGAGCATGACTCATGACAGAAACAGGCAGTCACACTTACAAGAATTAGACACAAGAAGTATAGAGTCTGGTCCAGAGGAAAGAAATCATACAGGAATCATCAGgcaggaaaataaatggaaaacagaCAGTGCCTCCTGGTGGAGGAGAAAGGAAATACCACTTAGGTGTTTAGgtattagaaaataaatattgtagaAATTCTCTCTGGCTTGACTGTTGCCAAGTCTTTCTGTGTTGCAAATGattaacaatatttttgaaGTTAAGCTACAGTAGTCCCTGACTGCAGACAGGAAAAGGTATTATTAAGGGGTATTTTCaacaccccatcccccacaaCCTCTGCCCCTCACCACCCTGTCTCAGCTCCTTGCAGTTCCCTTGGCAACCCAAAAAATGCAGCGcaaataaattacacacaacacatccaATTTCTAGAAAGGGCGCAAGACTCTAAGCAGATCAAAAGAGTGCCGCCATCAAGCTCCTCAAACCATTTGCAGTGGGGTGATCGAACTCTACCGCTAGGGAGATCACAACTGCTTAGTTCCACTCAAGCCACAAGACATCAGTAGGCTGatgtgttgggggaggggggtagcaGGGCAGAGCTGGGCAGCAGCATGAGGGAGGGCAGCTATGCCGATCCCTCATTCAGGTGTCAGTACTGGTTGATGCCGAAGAGCCGTACTCCGTGTAGCTGGGGAAGCTTGGGAATGAGCACGGTCAGCAGGGAGACGGTGTTGACGACAAAGTGGACTCTGTCATACTTTGTGTAGAAGCTGGTGAGGAAGTACCTACAGAAAGAGAAGACAACAACCACTTCATTCTTAAGACGCAACGTCAAATtcaccatttacattttaggcatttagcaccGCTAGTATCTAGAtggacttacacagcttacgtttttacataaaatacacTAATATAaccagatatttactgaagtcaGTCAAGTTAAGTACCTGGCTCAAAGGTACAGCAGCAGCGACCCATCTGGGAATCATACCTACAGCCTTAGCGTAGAAAGACCAGTTTACTAAACATTACGCTGCGCTGCCGCCCAGTGAAGCACAATGGCATCACTTAGCATGAAAAGAAACGAGTGTGAGAGAGCTCTCATGAGATTTCTGTGGAGCTGAGAAAAAAGTGACAAAGTGTATGGTATAAGTGCTTCTAAATAGGGCTCCTCTTGCGAGCAGTTACTGCAGGAGCTCTGAGTCACCATCTGCCGCTGACAAGCAGTGAATTTTGAAGGGTTTAATATGACAAACCATCATGCCCTCTGCAGTGTGTTGACTTAAGCAACGGCAACTGGCACAGCAAGGTTCAACTGGCTCTACTGAGAAGGACAAAGGGCAGAGATTTAGTTTTTCATTAATCAAAACCTGTTGTTCATTAAGGCCAGAAGAAGGTGACTGCAAATGAGCACTCAATGATCTGTACTTTTGAACTGGACAGTCCCGGACCAGATTTCTGCGGTTGCAGTGGTGACACATTGTCACCTGTTTGCTATTTCCTGGAATGTGACGAAGTGCTTGTGTTCCTTGCGGGAACCTCAAGGAGGATGTCTTAAATACTACAGCAACAGACAATAGCCTAAAGCATGCATCCTAAAGCAAGGAATTTTACTTCTGATGCATACTCATATCCTACAAGAGCCTACAGGCCACCAGAGAAAGATATGCCTCTCCCATCCAATCAGAGCTAACTCATCTGCAGTACTACCAAGCCGGTAGtgtggaaaaattatttttgacttGTAGCTGAGTTGAAAGCTGGCTATGCTGAGGTTGTTGAAGAGAGTACGAACATGACGCAATACCCACAGCAATGGGGTGTGAAGCTCAGTAGACTGGCTGAGACGTGGATCTAGTGGGATGTCCTACACATAACAACCAAACCAGGATAAGTAAAACCATCCTTATTCCAAATACAACTCAAATACAGCAAAGCAAGAAGACAACCTGACCAAGCtcgttcaagaactagagttaacctaggaattgcttttcctcagtggTGTCAGCTGAAATTCGCCAAAGGGATGAAAAGCTGATGgtgttggcttgttttctgttgaatCTGGAAGTAgcgttacctctagctatccagctagagTTGCTAGATGTCCGGTTTTTGATCGGAATAtccggttttcaaattatttgtacatgtccaGTTCGTGGTCAGGGCCAGACAATGTAATGTCTGGTCCGAATAATTGATGGAAGAAATTTACCATTAATTTATAATGAATCTGCGTATCAGTTACTCGGCCGGGTACTCGGGGTGAGTAGGCATggttgaagacagaggagacttctttgattgtaaacacaggaccacagcaaggctttaagaaatcctgcatagtatgcctttaatgcCAGGAGCTAGAATCTATCTGAAACACAGAGGGCTCCATCATTCACTGGGCTGTGTGGGTGGAGATTGAGCTGGGGTATATTACATGCTGATGGATGTATGGCCCAGGGGAGCAGTTGTAGAGAGTTACAGGGCAGTGGGGCCATGGACACATGAGAAAGGGCCTAAAACAAGAGAAGTGTCAGTGTGGGAGGGAAAGGCATACTATGTCACTCACAGGACGATGGGTGTGATGGTGAGAAACTTGCGTGAGGCGGTGAACTGAATGCCGTAATCCATTTGCTCCCAGTGTGTGAGGAGGCGTGCCTTGCCTTGGTCCGGAGTCTCAAAAGGGGTCCCTTTCACCGTGTGCAGAAAGATGTACATGCACTACACCAGAAACACACAGTGCTCAACATCAGGGAAAGGGATCAAGGGTGAAAGACAATGTAACAGGCTGACAGGCTGTCACAGTGCCAAGAAAGCCAGTTTGATTCTCATCACAGACAAACTTTGATCCTTTTTGGACAAGGTTTAGCTGCAAGCTGAAACAGAGTGCTTGGGAGTTACTCAACTGTGACTGGAGTTTTCTACTCAGCAACTCAAATTCCACAAAAAAGCTAGTTAATGGAGAGGAAAAATTCACATAAGTATCTAAATGAACCTATAATAGCTACTACTTtcattctttttccttttcttcacaATACTTCATCTCTGCACTTGGACTTATATAGGAAGAATACACCAGGCCTATTCAACTGATGGCCCACATTTTGTGGTGGAAAAGTTGGTGAAATGCCATCTAAGCTGGAGTTGAAAACCTGGCTATATTTGgttgaaaaatgaaagttttctAACCGACTAGGATGTAAAATCTGAGCAATACTGGCATTAGCTTAGTCCGTTTCTGTCTGaacatctctcaacctagatttccactcCTCAAGACGCCtagattctggcttttgctcactAGGATACTGCATAAGTCAGTATAACTCCAACTAGTGACAGAATAATTAAAAACTATGCTTATGCTTTAAGCAGTTAGTTTACACATGTACAATACATGTTATTCATACATTGTGTTACAAACAGTATATGAAACATAGATGGCTCAGTAGACTCTAGCTAGGCCAGAACTCCACCAGGCTTTAATACATTGGTAGTGTAATGAAATGTGTTAAGAATGTTGTGTTAGCTGTGTTAAAGTAATTTCATTGCTCCCCACACTTACATTTCTCTCCTGGGCCTAGCtgtcacacacccccccccccccccagaccccgcccccccactcaccATGTTGTGGATGAGGTTGGTGAGGGTCCAGACCACTGGCACGCTAGCAAAGGGAATGCTGAGCAGAATGACGTGCAGCAGGCCGATGCCCAGAACATACGAGAGCCACATGCCCCTGCTGTTCATCACCTGTGTGTTGGGGTTCACCTCGCTGTGCGCTGTGCCCACATTCATCCTGGCAACATGAACACCTGAGATAACCACAATAACTCACATCAGTTCAAACATATATGCACACCATGACTGGCACAACTCCTAACCAGTTCCCGCTGCCATCTAAGCTATTCCCGCCCAGGCAGTGGACACTGAAACAAGTTCCAGGAGTCAGGGACAACGTGCCAGATGTGAATTTAAATTCTCTGCAATCTTCTACATCTAGATATGGTTATGTTGACTCCAGGTCCAGGCAAAATCAGTAGGCTACTGTTCACTTACAAATGAGCAGTACAATGTACTGTGAACATAATGCAGCTGTAGAACTGATACCATAATTCCAGATAGCCTACGCTGTGCATTAATTTGAATGCTAAACACAGTTATCACATGTATCTACCAATGAAGTAAATTATGGAACAAAAGCAAACCTTACAAACCTAACTAatgtaaactttttttcaaCTCCACAGTGAGAAATGTGGTGACAGAAACccacttttaaaaacatactAGTTTGTAAAGGCTATGTGTTATTAATACTTCTCACAATCAATAGCGTATACGTTTACAGCAGCGTTTCCACGTATCAGCTGCTATAAAAAGGTATATATGATTCCGTTACAACCGATTaaagtgctttatttgcatATGAAGAGTATACGGTTTCACGCAGTTTCCGTTATCTGTCAAATTATTTAACAGAAGATAATTGCTTACTTTACCAATTATACATTCTAGGGGATAACAAATACAGGCTACGTTTCAAAATAAACTGATCATCATACTTACAGAAGAAATGAACTTGCGAATCTCACTGACGACTCACTGAGTTTTCCAATAAAAAGTAGCCAAGGCTAAACACTTTTTCCTATCAACAAGAAATTGTCTTTCTTGTGTCTATTTACATCGATCCTAGAGTGTTAAACTTAAATGCATTCAGTCCAGTTCTTGTGTTCCGAGTCCTCTTGTAGATCTTTGTATTTGTTCGTGTTTTATTGGGATTTACATTCGCGCGAAAAGCACATCCATCTTGCCCTCCCAGCCACTTTGTTTCTTCTGCAAAAACCTGGTGCTGAAGATACGACTAAAGCTCAACGAGGATCATCATGATTTACCGAATACACAACACTGGACGGATACAATcgattaagaaaaaataatcacattctTCTCTGATAGGTTCAATCATATCACAGGGTACTTTTTTGACTAATAAGAGGCAAGTGCGCTGTGTGTTGCGTGGAGGTTCAAAATGTCACGCCCAATTTTACGTCATGCATGCAGTGTATAAAATACACGAGAATCAATTCTGCGTAGAATCTGCGCAGATTTCCGCATCTTCCTTTATTTGGAATTGACCTCGCAATATAGTTTCATTCCCCGGTGGATAGACGTCACAATACAACAAGAGCACGTTCTACACGGAATATGGATTGACTACATAAAGACAAttcatgacatttaaaattaccAAATTGCCAGAAAGGTACTGCATGacaaaaatagaacaaataGACAGTTGTACTTGGCTATGCACCGTCCAGACATGTCTCTTGCATGCATAATtgtattttcccatttaaaCACCTGAATCAGATATTTGACTTAGGGGTGAACATTGAGTTGGACCCAAAGATTGCTTTACTAAAATGGGTTAACATGGGTTATGACACATTACCAATAgtgttgtgttttaaaaacattttagtacATAATCTGAGATTGAATGATGATTGTATGCATGCCCACTTGAGAACATCTTCTGTGAATTTATCTGAATGTCTAATTCCTCCCTTCATTcagattttctgtgtgtgttggtgttctGATGGCATTCTGTGTATTTCTTTCCTGCAACTGCTGTAGTTACATCAACGGGTGCCTCTGCACTTAAATTATTCACATATCCATAGTAACCGCTCTGTTAGTGCACACATGCTGTACTGTTACTGAAAGAGACCAAAAGGAGACCAAAAGCACTATCGAGCATCTAAAAGTATTTAGGGCTGGAGTGTCTCCAGGCTAGTTTGAAGTTTTAAGTCCattgtaggatatgtagtgtttatattttggccttagagagggaatcAGTGAATAAGAATATGGCCTGGCCTCCCTGTCACaggcatcaaagcaaatgtgattggggcaatataaaatccactgataccctaatctaggcagacaatctatgggtctctccccctccgaagagacaaaccagatgacacaggacaccatatcaggggtcggagaccctacatgcctaacatttccctttcccgtgtcctctttaagtttgaatgcaatctttaggtaggccagtccttgtcataaattagactgacccccttcccttctatcctacaccttaactcagcatcacccaatcagggcaaaacatcctcaagccattttgggtaaggtatttaagattgccacaAGAAAAAGGTTGTTGTATTGCATTGGTGTCGGAGCCTTGAAGAagaagttttcctctttttattttggcggtggttccttggttgcatgcttttagctggtttccttgtggcgcttatactggaagtgggtgatactttggcaaggtctggccgatccattttttctctctctctctctctctctctctctctctctctctctctctcctggtatttctagattagttgtttaatgttttgatgTATGTcatctgttgtgtaatttagaagttgtgtgcctgcattcaataaagaatgtatgttttcaattcattataaTTGACTGCtacttattgaattcaattatttaatcttaaatcctggtatagagcttgttttgacttgttggttgattccaccagtgcactATAggctgacctatcaatgaatttggcgatttaattgataattctcattttaaataataattattaaatgaaatcacataaaatatattttacatgtaggttaagtgagtggttctagcatgcaatatcacttggttcaatattcagagtgctgaacatctCAACAAGGACATTGattgtgtcatggttctgtgtttctgtctgttttccctgttgggccgccagatggcagcacttttgttttgtgtcctgctcgttcccctgttggttaattgtattattgctttcaattattttattattgtctcgttatttaatcatcgtccccacctgcctctcgttttcccttccctccggtttgattgttctttgagttcacctgtgtcttgttacccctgtctatttaagttctttgtccccttgactcaggtgctggttccttgcgtttgtCTCTGACCATATGTACTTACccgtgtactctgcctgcctgtgttctgccctgccctgccctgccctgccctgccctgccctgccctgccctgccctgccctgccctgcccgtgtttttgagttcctcttgttttctgttttcttagatattttggagtttgtgtttttgcccatcgtggcctttgctaattttccctttttgagtttgtctttccttactctgcgtttgggtcctcccTACCCGTTATGTGACAGattgttggaaccgctggattcagaaaataaacattcttaattaatccttgcttgtttGACACCATCAACAAAAGAACCATAGAACTTGTTAGTGTATCCATACACAATATGGAATAAGTATTGTTTGCATCCATGTGTAGGCCTAACTTTCCCCTAAGGGGGAAAATATAATACAATTGCACTTGCCCATACTTAAgcatttgtgaaaaatatactAACTCACAGTTACAGTATTGCTTTTGAGCATAACAGATGACGGCCCAAGTGACACAAAGTTTCTCCCACATTCCCTGCATTTCCTGACACTGCTGAAAGGCaataacacaattatttaatGGAAGGATTGCCACGGGAGCTGAAGGGGTACAGAACTGAACAAATTCAGCAGGGTTATTTAATCAGTGCAAGTGGTCCCATCTTAAATGGGTCAGAGAAATAAGCTTCCAGTTCTCTCTTCCACTGTTTACAGTCAATGGCAATATCCCTTTGGGGGGCAGAACTTCAGCTTTCACTGTTGGATTCATGAGGCAGTACATCATATTAACATTGTGGGAGAGTGCAGCATCCCAGAATATGTTGTCCTCTCATCCAAAGTGTAAGGCCCTGTTCCATACCAAATGCGACCAGACTGATGGGTCATAAGAATTCTGCACGAACAGACGTGGGTTTTCGGTTATGACCTTCATGATGCATATATGTTAAAAGAACATGACAAACAAGGCAGGTTCTGGGAGAAAGTAGCAGAGTCTCATTCAAAGTTGAGAATAATGTAACACGGCACACTTTTCTGTATTACACGTGGAGAAATGCATACTGTCCCTATTCTGTTCTGTATATTCCCACACTTGCACATTTCCATGTACCGTTCAGTGTagttccagaaaaaaaagaagggaggggggatgcGCAAATAATACTGAGTGTGCAAGTCTCAGTTGGCAAGAGTGCAGTATAATAAAATTTACAAGAGTACCtacattttatgtttcagtATCTATTGAACACTCTGTTTTATTTAGGTTATACTGAAATGCTCTTCATTGAAATTACAATAATGATAAATAcgaggaaaaacagacagaacccCTCAGCTAAGATTCTATATGTATAATCCTGAAGACTTGCTGGGATTCCCAGTGTAAGTCAGACACGCAAAGTACACATGGCTCTCAAACAGTATATATAGGGAGTGgaatcttttaattttttatataggGAAATAAACAGAATGCACAATAGTGATATATTATGCACTTTCTGCATTGTCTCTGCACTGACCCACCAGAAATGATatttggtttgattttttttttttttgattttgttttgtctagCACTTGAAGTATAACCatgaattaagaaaaaaaaacttccagagTATAATTTTTTCTAGGGCAGTCTCTACGACGGAATTATTTGTGACTGTATGGTTAAATTGAATGCATTCATCATGAATGAcactaaaatacaaattaatccCCAACAATGAATAGTCTGTCTTGTCTGAAGTCACCAACAAATGTGCAGTACATTATGTGATCACTTGGCAGAAACAGTGAACCAGTCTATCAGTTTTTCAAGGCTCTTTCATAAATTCCCTCttcacagagaaacagcagaaGAAGCAGGCTAAATTATGAGCTGTCAGAAACAGTGCGGATGCTAAAACAAATGTGCCACACAAAGCAGGCTACCATGATTAAAACAGCAGTCAGGCTTATATTTTCACCAACCAGGAAGCAGAACATTTACCATACAGAGGATCAACAAAACTGTggaattcaaaaatattttttgctatatttaaaggggaattgcactttcaaACATATATGGGCTTATTATGTTTATATTgttcttctaatgaatgtgtcgaccttcatttttcgattagttatttcattttaaatgtctaacgttagaaacaaggACCTAGAGGTAAGCAACAAAGCatcgtaaaatattaacaaaacgaaataactaatcgaaaaatgaaggttgacacattcattagaagaaaattagaaataataatacaattagaaataaaataagcccatatgtgttttaaagtgtaattcccctttaaagcTCAGAACTGACAAAGACACTGAGAGCTTGTAAACATATTCAGCAAGGGTTCCAAAGGGCTAAGGGAATGCTCCAATGAGATCTTCTGGCCACCACCAGCATAGGCGGTTTTACCATAGGTCATAGGTAGGCAATTGCTTGGGGCCTCGTCCGCCAAAGGGGCCTCGTGAatttgttccctttttttttttttttttataaaacattataaacataaaacatttctcCTTCCTTGTCACTCCAAACAAATGATAATCTgtaatagataaaaataaatctatccacatgtaaatgtgggcttatccaattaaatatctatatttgccaatatttattatcacccacatttcacatttaatggactATTCCACCTTGACCTTCCTGCATTTTCGCCTAATCAATGACGTAGAAATTTGAGTTGCCATCAGAGGCGGAGAGTCACTATCTTTGTTACCATGAAGCGTTTTCAAAGTGTATTTGAGATAGTGATGGGCAAAACAGTTCTTTTTAGTGTActgaatcagtagaatcagtttACTAAAAAGATTCattcacaacaacaaacaacaaggctgaatccttttgacgtaatttacatagcgactgtatgctcagatcgcctagtttcactcactatGGCCAAGCAGAATCgataatgtttcagaaaatatataacttttaaagatgcaatcttctactgggacttttgcagTTTATTGAGAGTGTGACTGAAAAtgtcggtgccgctgactataatcgaatgtttttcacatttaccgttcgattgatcAAGTACcatttaaagtacatttttatgagttagtactgtcagattgtgctagctacttcacattaaccttgtacggcaatcaataaaggctaacagcacagtaccacttaattatagTCACTTCTATCCCCACTGCaatgaactaaaaaaggcgaAAAAACCTTGTCGCaagaccttttctgtgagaaatgtattgtcaagctcacgcgcatacactgctggcgacattctaaagctccgttttgccctccctaatACTACAACTTCTGTCTCTGCTGGTTGCGGTGAACCAgctacagtgtgggaggaaagtgtCAGAGGCAACACCGGCAGAAACCAGCAgcccaccacaaaccagacacctGCTCGGACCGGAACTTTTACCCCTAGAGAATAgtggatgttcaaatgctttatcaaaaagcatgtactatacttttgtcttgaaagaattaaagattatatacttatactataatctttttcttgccatatcgtcttcttctaactgactaaaggtcatttgaagttcttcagttagaattctcatttgggtctgtcctttagttctgtggctttgttaactgaaaagagctgcctccaaatagtttttgttcactagctATTATTGCGttaagcaaaatggagaagggcCTCACATTGGTCTTTGATGGGGCCTCCAAATCACTAAAACCGCCGCTGACCACC
Protein-coding sequences here:
- the LOC135247650 gene encoding ORM1-like protein 3, giving the protein MNVGTAHSEVNPNTQVMNSRGMWLSYVLGIGLLHVILLSIPFASVPVVWTLTNLIHNMCMYIFLHTVKGTPFETPDQGKARLLTHWEQMDYGIQFTASRKFLTITPIVLYFLTSFYTKYDRVHFVVNTVSLLTVLIPKLPQLHGVRLFGINQY